A single genomic interval of Trichosurus vulpecula isolate mTriVul1 chromosome 6, mTriVul1.pri, whole genome shotgun sequence harbors:
- the CARNS1 gene encoding carnosine synthase 1 isoform X1, which produces MLSLDQLCPELARPVASKDPEEEGDGEQHGSPELPPTGPLLGSWHQDVNLTCKSSPEEGTARAWTTFYYNMLQSCLQQAGLPETVDRSLEPHPGCPGVEVTMCVLGSPSSFFSVLLEGGAQSPGNMLLCLSPSWLTKVPMAGKPGESALLVSKAVTFHPGGLTFLEEFAPPRRVTYFLGELGPRAGRGREVAELSRDLGCPTGSSAELARLLEDRLLTRQLLAQGDKVSVPATLALTYKPPQQLQVQAWTQSLRQVELSDKEGQEGLVEEEVEAFLHLGALGDAHQVAVKPSGWRWRGSQAMSLHPRSEAGAVVRAVLALLEKLEEEESVLVEAVCPPARTLHPDDPGSLTPQPELAIRACVVVCRTQGDRPLMSQMVCSVGRPEQPLRHQVALTQSLDTALAACGLREPSTVEALRRRVREAAEGALGAVLEFEASLSPEQRGGRQAQTDVLGVDLALTPVGPGGSLSPVLLELNSCLCLEACGLLEGQWARRGLRSQWAAAGPLVETMLRRSARHLMEGKHLLVVGAGGFSKKFVWEAAREYGLKLHLVESDPNHFASQLVQTFIHFDVTQHRRDEENARHLADLVRARGLQLDGCLSYWDDCLVLTALLCKELGLRGCPAAAMSLAKQKSQTQSHLLRFRSPRWPAPSLYAVPCCPLEVPEDVERAARLVPLPGVMKLEFGAGAVGVRLVEDASQCRAHFAKISQDLQGEADHPGIGLGWGNAMLLMEFVAGTEHDVDVVIFSGRLLGAFVSDNGPTRLPGFTETAACMPTGLAPEREAQLIQAAYQCCLGCGLLDGVFNVEMKLTASGPRLIEINPRMGGFYLRDWIQELYGVDLLLAAAMVACGIPPALPAQPRARAYLVGVMCVVSQHLQALSSTASREALQALHERGLIRLNLLEEELVPGEYEEPYCSIACAGSSPTEARQRLLGLCQGLGIDSPNYPVAHFLSHFK; this is translated from the exons ctttccctagATCAGCTGTGCCCAGAACTGGCCCGCCCTGTGGCCTCCAAGGACCCAGAAGAAGAAGGGGATGGGGAGCAGCATGGAAGCCCAGAGCTGCCCCCAACAGGACCCCTCTTGGGCTCCTGGCACCAGGATGTGAACCTGACTTGTAAGAGCTCCCCCGAAGAGGGCACTGCCCGGGCTTGGACGACCTTCTACTACAACATGTTACAAAGCTGCCTGCAGCAGGCAGGCCTGCCTGAGACTGTGGACCGTAGCCTAGAGCCTCACCCAG GCTGCCCAGGGGTGGAGGTGACCATGTGTGTTCTGGGCTCCCCGAGTTCCTTCTTCTCTGTGCTGCTGGAGGGGGGTGCCCAGAGCCCAG GAAACATGCTGTTGTGTCTGTCTCCATCCTGGCTGACCAAAGTGCCCATGGCTGGAAAACCAGGGGAATCAGCCCTGCTGGTCTCCAAGGCTGTGACATTCCATCCAGGGGGCCTTACCTTCCTGGAGGAGTTTGCCCCACCACGGCGGGTCACCTACTTCCTAGGGGAGTTGGGACCAAGGGCTGGCCGAGGCCGGGAGGTGGCAGAGCTGAGCAGAGACCTGGGCTGCCCCACAGGGAGCTCAGCAGAGCTAGCCCGCCTTCTGGAGGACCGACTACTTACCAGGCAGCTTCTGGCCCAGGGGGACAAGGTGTCTGTGCCTGCCACTCTGGCCTTGACATACAAGCCCCCCCAGCAGCTGCAGGTCCAGGCTTGGACCCAGAGCCTGCGGCAGGTGGAGCTCAGTGACAAGGAggggcaggaggggctggtggaagaggaagtggaggcctTTCTCCACCTTGGAGCCCTGGGAGATGCCCACCAG GTGGCAGTAAAGCCTTCGGGCTGGCGCTGGCGTGGGTCCCAGGCCATGAGCCTGCATCCAAGGTCAGAAGCGGGGGCAGTGGTCCGAGCAGTGCTGGCCCTGTTGGAGAagctggaggaagaggagagtgtCCTGGTGGAGGCTGTGTGTCCTCCAGCCCGGACCCTGCATCCTGACGATCCCGGGAGCCTCACTCCCCAACCAG AGCTGGCCATTCGAGCCTGTGTTGTGGTATGCAGAACTCAGGGTGATCGGCCTCTGATGAGCCAG ATGGTGTGCAGCGTGGGCCGTCCGGAGCAACCCCTGCGGCACCAGGTCGCCCTGACGCAGAGCCTGGACACTGCTCTGGCCGCATGCGGGTTGAGGGAGCCGTCCACTGTGGAAGCGCTGCGGCGCCGCGTGCGGGAGGCGGCTGAAGGGGCTCTGGGGGCAGTGCTGGAGTTTGAGGCCTCGCTCAGCCCTGAGCAGCGGGGTGGGCGCCAGGCTCAGACAGACGTGCTCG GTGTGGACTTGGCGCTGACTCCCGTAGGCCCCGGGGGCTCACTGAGCCCTGTGCTCCTGGAGCTCAACAGCTGTCTGTGCCTGGAGGCCTGCGGGCTCCTGGAGGGACAATGGGCTCGGCGGGGCCTGCGTTCCCAGTGGGCTGCCGCGGGGCCCTTGGTGGAGACCATGCTTCGGCGCTCGGCGCGCCACCTCATGGAGGGCAAGCACCTGCTGGTGGTGGGTGCCGGCGGCTTCAGCAAGAAGTTCGTGTGGGAGGCGGCCCGGGAGTACGGGCTCAAG CTGCACCTGGTGGAGTCGGATCCCAACCATTTTGCCTCTCAACTGGTCCAGACCTTCATCCACTTTGACGTGACCCAGCACCGTCGGGATGAAGAGAATGCCCGCCACCTGGCAGATCTGGTTCGGGCCCGCGGCCTGCAGCTGGATGGCTGCCTCTCTTACTGGGACGACTGCCTGGTGCTGACAGCCTTGCTCTGCAAGGAGCTGGGCCTCCGGGGCTGCCCCGCAGCTGCCATGAGCCTGGCAAAGCAGAAGAGCCAGACGCAGTCTCACCTGCTGCGCTTCCGCAGCCCGCGCTGGCCCGCCCCTTCCCTCTATGCGGTGCCCTGCTGCCCGTTGGAGGTCCCCGAGGATGTGGAGCGTGCTGCTCGGCTGGTGCCCCTTCCCGGAGTCATGAAGCTGGAGTTCGGAGCGGGGGCGGTGGGTGTGCGGCTGGTCGAGGATGCCTCTCAGTGTCGGGCCCACTTTGCTAAGATCTCCCAGGACCTACAGGGGGAGGCTGACCACCCGGGCATCGGGCTGGGCTGGGGCAATGCCATGTTACTGATGGAGTTCGTTGCAGGCACAGAGCACGATGTAGACGTGGTGATATTTTCCGGGAGGCTGTTGGGAGCTTTCGTCTCCGACAATGGCCCCACCCGCCTCCCGGGCTTCACGGAGACCGCAGCCTGCATGCCCACGGGACTGGCGCCGGAGCGGGAAGCCCAGCTGATCCAGGCTGCCTACCAGTGCTGCCTGGGCTGTGGGCTGCTGGACGGCGTCTTCAACGTTGAGATGAAGCTGACCGCTTCGGGGCCTCGGCTGATCGAGATCAATCCCCGCATGGGTGGCTTCTACCTGCGCGACTGGATCCAGGAGTTGTATGGGGTCGACCTGCTGCTGGCGGCCGCCATGGTGGCCTGTGGCATCCCGCCCGCCCTGCCTGCCCAGCCCAGAGCCCGGGCCTACTTGGTGGGGGTCATGTGTGTGGTATCCCAGCACCTGCAGGCGCTGAGCTCCACGGCCAGCCGGGAGGCTCTCCAGGCCCTGCACGAGCGGGGCCTCATCCGCCTCAACCTGCTGGAGGAGGAGCTGGTACCTGGAGAGTACGAGGAGCCTTACTGCAGTATAGCCTGCGCGGGCAGCAGCCCCACTGAGGCCCGACAGCGCCTGCTAGGGCTCTGCCAGGGCCTGGGCATCGACTCCCCAAACTATCCCGTAGCCCATTTCTTGTCTCATTTCAAATAG
- the CARNS1 gene encoding carnosine synthase 1 isoform X2 translates to MLSLDQLCPELARPVASKDPEEEGDGEQHGSPELPPTGPLLGSWHQDVNLTCKSSPEEGTARAWTTFYYNMLQSCLQQAGLPETVDRSLEPHPGVEVTMCVLGSPSSFFSVLLEGGAQSPGNMLLCLSPSWLTKVPMAGKPGESALLVSKAVTFHPGGLTFLEEFAPPRRVTYFLGELGPRAGRGREVAELSRDLGCPTGSSAELARLLEDRLLTRQLLAQGDKVSVPATLALTYKPPQQLQVQAWTQSLRQVELSDKEGQEGLVEEEVEAFLHLGALGDAHQVAVKPSGWRWRGSQAMSLHPRSEAGAVVRAVLALLEKLEEEESVLVEAVCPPARTLHPDDPGSLTPQPELAIRACVVVCRTQGDRPLMSQMVCSVGRPEQPLRHQVALTQSLDTALAACGLREPSTVEALRRRVREAAEGALGAVLEFEASLSPEQRGGRQAQTDVLGVDLALTPVGPGGSLSPVLLELNSCLCLEACGLLEGQWARRGLRSQWAAAGPLVETMLRRSARHLMEGKHLLVVGAGGFSKKFVWEAAREYGLKLHLVESDPNHFASQLVQTFIHFDVTQHRRDEENARHLADLVRARGLQLDGCLSYWDDCLVLTALLCKELGLRGCPAAAMSLAKQKSQTQSHLLRFRSPRWPAPSLYAVPCCPLEVPEDVERAARLVPLPGVMKLEFGAGAVGVRLVEDASQCRAHFAKISQDLQGEADHPGIGLGWGNAMLLMEFVAGTEHDVDVVIFSGRLLGAFVSDNGPTRLPGFTETAACMPTGLAPEREAQLIQAAYQCCLGCGLLDGVFNVEMKLTASGPRLIEINPRMGGFYLRDWIQELYGVDLLLAAAMVACGIPPALPAQPRARAYLVGVMCVVSQHLQALSSTASREALQALHERGLIRLNLLEEELVPGEYEEPYCSIACAGSSPTEARQRLLGLCQGLGIDSPNYPVAHFLSHFK, encoded by the exons ctttccctagATCAGCTGTGCCCAGAACTGGCCCGCCCTGTGGCCTCCAAGGACCCAGAAGAAGAAGGGGATGGGGAGCAGCATGGAAGCCCAGAGCTGCCCCCAACAGGACCCCTCTTGGGCTCCTGGCACCAGGATGTGAACCTGACTTGTAAGAGCTCCCCCGAAGAGGGCACTGCCCGGGCTTGGACGACCTTCTACTACAACATGTTACAAAGCTGCCTGCAGCAGGCAGGCCTGCCTGAGACTGTGGACCGTAGCCTAGAGCCTCACCCAG GGGTGGAGGTGACCATGTGTGTTCTGGGCTCCCCGAGTTCCTTCTTCTCTGTGCTGCTGGAGGGGGGTGCCCAGAGCCCAG GAAACATGCTGTTGTGTCTGTCTCCATCCTGGCTGACCAAAGTGCCCATGGCTGGAAAACCAGGGGAATCAGCCCTGCTGGTCTCCAAGGCTGTGACATTCCATCCAGGGGGCCTTACCTTCCTGGAGGAGTTTGCCCCACCACGGCGGGTCACCTACTTCCTAGGGGAGTTGGGACCAAGGGCTGGCCGAGGCCGGGAGGTGGCAGAGCTGAGCAGAGACCTGGGCTGCCCCACAGGGAGCTCAGCAGAGCTAGCCCGCCTTCTGGAGGACCGACTACTTACCAGGCAGCTTCTGGCCCAGGGGGACAAGGTGTCTGTGCCTGCCACTCTGGCCTTGACATACAAGCCCCCCCAGCAGCTGCAGGTCCAGGCTTGGACCCAGAGCCTGCGGCAGGTGGAGCTCAGTGACAAGGAggggcaggaggggctggtggaagaggaagtggaggcctTTCTCCACCTTGGAGCCCTGGGAGATGCCCACCAG GTGGCAGTAAAGCCTTCGGGCTGGCGCTGGCGTGGGTCCCAGGCCATGAGCCTGCATCCAAGGTCAGAAGCGGGGGCAGTGGTCCGAGCAGTGCTGGCCCTGTTGGAGAagctggaggaagaggagagtgtCCTGGTGGAGGCTGTGTGTCCTCCAGCCCGGACCCTGCATCCTGACGATCCCGGGAGCCTCACTCCCCAACCAG AGCTGGCCATTCGAGCCTGTGTTGTGGTATGCAGAACTCAGGGTGATCGGCCTCTGATGAGCCAG ATGGTGTGCAGCGTGGGCCGTCCGGAGCAACCCCTGCGGCACCAGGTCGCCCTGACGCAGAGCCTGGACACTGCTCTGGCCGCATGCGGGTTGAGGGAGCCGTCCACTGTGGAAGCGCTGCGGCGCCGCGTGCGGGAGGCGGCTGAAGGGGCTCTGGGGGCAGTGCTGGAGTTTGAGGCCTCGCTCAGCCCTGAGCAGCGGGGTGGGCGCCAGGCTCAGACAGACGTGCTCG GTGTGGACTTGGCGCTGACTCCCGTAGGCCCCGGGGGCTCACTGAGCCCTGTGCTCCTGGAGCTCAACAGCTGTCTGTGCCTGGAGGCCTGCGGGCTCCTGGAGGGACAATGGGCTCGGCGGGGCCTGCGTTCCCAGTGGGCTGCCGCGGGGCCCTTGGTGGAGACCATGCTTCGGCGCTCGGCGCGCCACCTCATGGAGGGCAAGCACCTGCTGGTGGTGGGTGCCGGCGGCTTCAGCAAGAAGTTCGTGTGGGAGGCGGCCCGGGAGTACGGGCTCAAG CTGCACCTGGTGGAGTCGGATCCCAACCATTTTGCCTCTCAACTGGTCCAGACCTTCATCCACTTTGACGTGACCCAGCACCGTCGGGATGAAGAGAATGCCCGCCACCTGGCAGATCTGGTTCGGGCCCGCGGCCTGCAGCTGGATGGCTGCCTCTCTTACTGGGACGACTGCCTGGTGCTGACAGCCTTGCTCTGCAAGGAGCTGGGCCTCCGGGGCTGCCCCGCAGCTGCCATGAGCCTGGCAAAGCAGAAGAGCCAGACGCAGTCTCACCTGCTGCGCTTCCGCAGCCCGCGCTGGCCCGCCCCTTCCCTCTATGCGGTGCCCTGCTGCCCGTTGGAGGTCCCCGAGGATGTGGAGCGTGCTGCTCGGCTGGTGCCCCTTCCCGGAGTCATGAAGCTGGAGTTCGGAGCGGGGGCGGTGGGTGTGCGGCTGGTCGAGGATGCCTCTCAGTGTCGGGCCCACTTTGCTAAGATCTCCCAGGACCTACAGGGGGAGGCTGACCACCCGGGCATCGGGCTGGGCTGGGGCAATGCCATGTTACTGATGGAGTTCGTTGCAGGCACAGAGCACGATGTAGACGTGGTGATATTTTCCGGGAGGCTGTTGGGAGCTTTCGTCTCCGACAATGGCCCCACCCGCCTCCCGGGCTTCACGGAGACCGCAGCCTGCATGCCCACGGGACTGGCGCCGGAGCGGGAAGCCCAGCTGATCCAGGCTGCCTACCAGTGCTGCCTGGGCTGTGGGCTGCTGGACGGCGTCTTCAACGTTGAGATGAAGCTGACCGCTTCGGGGCCTCGGCTGATCGAGATCAATCCCCGCATGGGTGGCTTCTACCTGCGCGACTGGATCCAGGAGTTGTATGGGGTCGACCTGCTGCTGGCGGCCGCCATGGTGGCCTGTGGCATCCCGCCCGCCCTGCCTGCCCAGCCCAGAGCCCGGGCCTACTTGGTGGGGGTCATGTGTGTGGTATCCCAGCACCTGCAGGCGCTGAGCTCCACGGCCAGCCGGGAGGCTCTCCAGGCCCTGCACGAGCGGGGCCTCATCCGCCTCAACCTGCTGGAGGAGGAGCTGGTACCTGGAGAGTACGAGGAGCCTTACTGCAGTATAGCCTGCGCGGGCAGCAGCCCCACTGAGGCCCGACAGCGCCTGCTAGGGCTCTGCCAGGGCCTGGGCATCGACTCCCCAAACTATCCCGTAGCCCATTTCTTGTCTCATTTCAAATAG